In Fructilactobacillus cliffordii, a single genomic region encodes these proteins:
- the rplN gene encoding 50S ribosomal protein L14, with protein sequence MIQQESRLKVADNSGARELLTIKVLGGSRVRYAGTGDVIVATVKQATPGGVVKKGDVVKAVIVRTKAVSRRNDGSYIRFDENAAVLINDDKSPKGTRIFGPVARELRNNNFMKIVSLAPEVL encoded by the coding sequence ATGATCCAACAAGAAAGTCGTTTAAAGGTTGCTGATAACTCTGGAGCCCGTGAACTCTTAACTATCAAAGTTTTAGGTGGTTCACGAGTTCGTTACGCCGGTACTGGTGATGTAATTGTTGCTACTGTTAAACAAGCAACACCAGGTGGCGTTGTCAAAAAAGGGGACGTCGTTAAAGCCGTAATCGTAAGAACTAAAGCTGTTTCTCGTCGTAACGATGGTTCTTACATTCGTTTTGATGAAAACGCCGCCGTTTTAATTAATGATGACAAGAGCCCGAAAGGTACCCGTATTTTTGGACCGGTTGCTCGTGAATTACGGAACAACAATTTTATGAAGATCGTTTCATTAGCGCCCGAAGTACTCTAA
- the rplX gene encoding 50S ribosomal protein L24: MFLKTGDKVRVIAGKDKGKDGNITKVIAADNRVVVEGINKVKQHKKASQGNPQGGVFDVEAPINASNVMLIDPSTNEPTRVGIEVKDGKKVRISKKSHKAID; this comes from the coding sequence ATGTTCTTGAAAACTGGTGACAAAGTTCGTGTAATTGCAGGTAAAGACAAGGGTAAAGATGGGAACATCACCAAGGTCATTGCTGCTGATAATCGCGTAGTTGTTGAAGGAATCAACAAAGTAAAACAACACAAAAAAGCTTCCCAAGGTAACCCCCAAGGCGGAGTTTTTGACGTTGAAGCACCAATTAACGCATCTAACGTCATGTTAATCGACCCATCAACTAACGAACCAACTCGGGTTGGCATCGAAGTTAAAGATGGTAAAAAAGTTCGTATTTCAAAGAAATCACACAAAGCAATCGACTAA
- the rplE gene encoding 50S ribosomal protein L5 yields the protein MSTRLEERYKKEILPALVEKFNYSSIMQGPKLEKIVLNMGVGDAVTNSKNLDEAVNELTLISGQKPLVTKAKKSIAAFRLREGMPIGAKVTLRGDKMYDFLDKLINVSLPRVRDFHGVPNRSFDGRGNYTLGIKEQLIFPEINYDDVNRVRGLDIVLVTTAETDEEGHELLKQFGMPFAK from the coding sequence ATGTCTACTCGTTTAGAAGAAAGATATAAGAAAGAAATTCTCCCAGCACTAGTAGAAAAATTCAACTATTCATCAATTATGCAAGGACCAAAACTTGAAAAAATTGTTTTGAATATGGGTGTTGGTGATGCCGTAACAAATTCCAAGAACTTAGATGAGGCTGTTAACGAACTCACTCTAATTTCTGGTCAAAAGCCTTTGGTTACTAAGGCAAAGAAATCCATCGCTGCTTTCCGGCTGCGTGAAGGAATGCCAATCGGGGCTAAAGTTACCTTACGAGGTGACAAAATGTACGACTTCTTGGACAAATTAATTAACGTTTCGTTACCACGAGTTCGTGACTTCCACGGGGTTCCTAACCGTTCTTTTGATGGACGCGGGAACTACACGTTGGGAATCAAGGAACAATTAATTTTCCCAGAAATCAACTACGATGATGTTAACCGTGTCCGCGGTTTAGACATCGTCCTGGTTACTACCGCTGAAACTGATGAAGAAGGCCACGAATTGCTCAAACAATTTGGCATGCCTTTTGCTAAATAG
- a CDS encoding type Z 30S ribosomal protein S14 produces the protein MAKKSMVEKNKRPAKFSTQNYTRCERCGRPRAVYQKFHLCRVCLRQLAHRGQIPGMKKASW, from the coding sequence TTGGCTAAAAAATCAATGGTAGAAAAGAACAAGCGTCCAGCTAAGTTCTCTACTCAAAACTACACTCGTTGCGAACGTTGTGGTCGACCTCGTGCGGTTTACCAAAAGTTCCACTTATGCCGAGTTTGCTTACGGCAACTTGCTCACCGGGGCCAAATTCCTGGCATGAAGAAAGCTAGTTGGTAG
- the rpsH gene encoding 30S ribosomal protein S8 → MAMTDPIADFLTRIRNANMARHASVDVPASKIKRNIAEILKREGFISRVEYIEDDKQGVIRVYLKYGKNNERVISGLKRISKPGLRSYVKSDDVPKVLNGLGIAIISTSNGVITDKEARDKKVGGEVLAYVW, encoded by the coding sequence ATGGCAATGACAGATCCAATTGCAGATTTTTTAACTCGAATTCGGAATGCCAACATGGCACGCCATGCTTCGGTTGATGTACCTGCATCTAAAATTAAACGTAATATTGCTGAAATCTTGAAGCGCGAAGGATTTATCAGTCGAGTAGAATACATCGAAGACGATAAACAAGGCGTAATTCGAGTGTACCTTAAATATGGTAAGAACAACGAACGGGTTATTTCCGGCTTAAAACGGATTTCCAAACCAGGTTTACGTTCTTATGTTAAATCAGATGACGTTCCGAAGGTCTTAAATGGTTTAGGAATTGCAATCATCTCAACTTCAAACGGAGTTATTACTGACAAAGAAGCCCGCGACAAAAAAGTTGGTGGCGAAGTCTTAGCTTACGTTTGGTAA
- the rplF gene encoding 50S ribosomal protein L6, translating to MSRIGYKTVVIPEGVTVTRDGDQVTVKGPKGELTETFSPLVEMKVDGNEVNFEPTGKYDNKERAMHGTSRANFNNMIEGVANGFKKNLKLVGVGYRTQLKGKTLILNVGYSNPVEVPLPEDLDVKVPDNTTIEIEGINKQHVGDFAAKVRAIRSPEPYKGKGIRYEGERIVLKEGKTGK from the coding sequence ATGAGTAGAATTGGTTACAAAACAGTTGTAATTCCAGAAGGTGTTACTGTAACTCGTGATGGTGATCAAGTGACCGTTAAGGGTCCTAAGGGTGAATTAACGGAAACTTTCTCTCCATTAGTAGAAATGAAAGTTGATGGTAACGAAGTAAACTTTGAACCTACTGGTAAGTACGATAACAAGGAACGTGCTATGCACGGAACTTCCCGCGCAAACTTCAACAACATGATTGAAGGAGTCGCAAACGGATTCAAGAAAAACCTGAAATTAGTTGGGGTTGGTTACCGGACTCAATTAAAGGGTAAGACGTTAATTTTAAACGTTGGTTACTCAAACCCAGTTGAAGTTCCGCTTCCAGAAGACTTAGACGTTAAAGTTCCTGACAACACGACGATTGAAATCGAAGGAATTAACAAGCAACACGTTGGTGACTTTGCGGCTAAAGTTCGCGCCATTCGTTCTCCAGAACCTTACAAGGGTAAAGGAATTCGTTACGAAGGCGAACGGATCGTCCTTAAAGAAGGTAAGACTGGTAAGTAG
- the rplR gene encoding 50S ribosomal protein L18, with the protein MITKPSKNKTRKVRHARVRSKIAGTAECPRLDVFRSNKNIYAQVIDDVAGVTLASASTLDKEVTGSNKTEQAASVGKLVAERAAAKNIKKVVFDRGGYLYHGRVAALATGARENGLEF; encoded by the coding sequence TTGATTACAAAACCAAGCAAGAACAAAACACGAAAAGTAAGACATGCTCGTGTTCGTAGTAAAATTGCTGGTACTGCTGAGTGCCCACGTTTAGACGTTTTCCGTTCTAACAAAAACATCTACGCTCAAGTTATTGATGACGTAGCGGGTGTAACGCTAGCTAGTGCCTCAACTCTTGACAAAGAAGTAACTGGAAGCAACAAGACGGAACAAGCCGCTAGTGTTGGGAAGTTAGTTGCTGAACGAGCCGCTGCCAAAAACATCAAAAAAGTTGTTTTTGACCGTGGTGGTTACTTATACCATGGTCGTGTGGCTGCCTTAGCTACGGGCGCTCGCGAAAATGGACTCGAATTTTAA
- the rpsE gene encoding 30S ribosomal protein S5 produces the protein MAKFIDPNKLDLDDNVVAINRITKVVKGGRRLRFAALAVVGDKNGHVGFGTGKAQEVPEAIRKAVEAAKKNLIEVPIVGTTIPHEILGVYGGGKILLKPAEEGSGVAAGGAVRAVMDLAGINDVTSKRLGSDTAINVIRATFEGLKGLKSAEEVSELRGVSADHLAE, from the coding sequence ATGGCTAAATTTATTGATCCAAACAAATTGGATTTAGATGATAACGTAGTTGCCATCAACCGGATTACTAAGGTTGTTAAAGGTGGACGTCGGTTACGGTTTGCTGCCTTAGCCGTAGTTGGTGACAAAAATGGTCACGTTGGTTTCGGAACGGGGAAAGCCCAAGAAGTTCCAGAAGCCATTCGGAAAGCCGTTGAAGCTGCTAAAAAGAACCTGATCGAAGTTCCAATCGTGGGAACGACCATTCCTCACGAAATTCTGGGAGTTTACGGCGGGGGTAAGATTTTATTAAAACCTGCTGAAGAAGGTTCTGGAGTAGCCGCTGGTGGTGCCGTTCGTGCCGTGATGGACTTAGCCGGAATCAACGATGTTACTAGTAAACGACTTGGTTCTGACACTGCTATCAACGTTATCCGGGCAACTTTCGAAGGCCTTAAAGGTCTGAAGAGCGCCGAAGAAGTTTCTGAACTTCGTGGTGTTTCTGCTGACCACTTAGCTGAATAA
- the rpmD gene encoding 50S ribosomal protein L30: protein MAQLKITLVHSAAHRLPKQRKIVEALGLGRINSSVIKPDNAATRGALFKIAHLIEVEQVKD, encoded by the coding sequence ATGGCTCAATTAAAGATTACTTTAGTTCACAGTGCTGCTCATCGTCTTCCCAAGCAACGTAAGATTGTGGAAGCCTTAGGATTAGGTCGGATTAACAGTAGTGTGATCAAGCCTGATAACGCAGCTACTCGAGGAGCATTGTTTAAAATTGCTCACTTGATTGAAGTGGAACAGGTTAAAGATTAA
- the rplO gene encoding 50S ribosomal protein L15: MKLDELKAAAGSRASRTRKGRGLGSKGKTSGRGQKGQKARGKTRLGFEGGQMPLYRRIPKRGFTNINRKDIVIVNVNELNAFDNGAEVTPEALVETGIIRNLKDGVKILGNGQLDKQLTVQANKFSATAKQAIENAGGKAEVI; this comes from the coding sequence ATGAAGTTAGACGAATTAAAAGCTGCTGCAGGTTCTCGTGCCAGCCGGACTCGTAAGGGTCGTGGGCTTGGTAGTAAAGGTAAGACCTCTGGTCGGGGACAAAAAGGGCAAAAAGCTCGTGGCAAGACCCGTTTAGGTTTTGAAGGGGGTCAAATGCCATTGTACCGTCGGATTCCTAAGCGTGGTTTCACAAACATCAATCGCAAGGACATTGTGATTGTGAACGTGAACGAATTAAACGCTTTTGACAACGGTGCAGAAGTAACTCCTGAAGCATTAGTAGAAACGGGAATTATTCGGAACTTAAAGGATGGCGTAAAAATCCTTGGTAACGGTCAACTTGACAAGCAGTTAACGGTTCAAGCCAACAAATTCTCAGCAACTGCTAAACAAGCAATTGAAAATGCCGGCGGTAAAGCTGAGGTGATCTAA
- the secY gene encoding preprotein translocase subunit SecY: protein MLSTLKSAFQDKSIRNKMLFTLLVLAVFRLGAYITVPGINAKALQEVASSGLVNVLNMFSGGGLTNYSIFAMGVSPYITAQIVVQLLQMDIVPKFVEWGKQGEVGRLKLDKVTKRLTIVLAFAQSIGITAGFNALSSLNLVQNPGIMTYISIGLILTAGTMLTTWMGDMITDKGVGQGVSMIIFAGIVANIPTGFQSIYREYVQGTPMDQIWKPLLFLGALVVVMLIVVTFVTWVQQAERRIPIQYTRRAAGSAKSSYLPLKVNVAGVIPVIFASAFISTPQTILMFFTKNYGDAGWFQFMTQLFNMQTPMGATFYTILIVVFTFFYAFVQVNPQKLAENLQKQGSYIPGVWPGKGTQDYVSRLLMRLSTIGALFLGIVSIIPLIAQNVWNLNSSIGLGGTNLLIIVGVTIEFMNQIKGLTMRQEYTGFIQNDSDAK, encoded by the coding sequence ATGTTATCAACCTTAAAAAGTGCCTTTCAGGACAAGAGCATTCGGAACAAAATGTTGTTCACGCTGTTAGTTCTTGCCGTTTTTCGGCTTGGTGCTTACATTACAGTTCCCGGGATTAACGCGAAAGCACTTCAAGAAGTCGCTTCTTCAGGGTTAGTTAACGTTTTGAACATGTTCAGTGGTGGAGGTTTGACGAATTATTCCATCTTTGCGATGGGGGTCTCGCCTTACATTACTGCCCAAATTGTGGTTCAGTTATTACAAATGGACATCGTTCCGAAGTTTGTCGAATGGGGGAAGCAAGGTGAAGTTGGTCGGCTCAAGCTGGACAAGGTTACCAAGCGGCTAACGATTGTGTTAGCCTTTGCCCAATCGATTGGGATTACCGCTGGATTTAACGCTTTGAGTAGTTTAAATCTGGTGCAAAATCCCGGAATCATGACTTACATTAGCATTGGTTTGATTTTAACGGCCGGAACCATGTTGACCACCTGGATGGGTGATATGATCACTGATAAAGGGGTCGGCCAAGGGGTTTCCATGATTATCTTTGCCGGGATTGTGGCTAACATCCCGACTGGATTCCAAAGCATCTATCGAGAATACGTGCAAGGCACGCCGATGGATCAAATCTGGAAACCACTGCTCTTTTTGGGAGCATTAGTCGTTGTAATGTTAATCGTTGTTACGTTTGTTACTTGGGTGCAACAAGCGGAACGGCGGATTCCAATTCAATATACCCGCCGGGCGGCTGGATCTGCTAAATCTAGTTACTTACCACTTAAAGTGAACGTTGCAGGTGTGATTCCCGTGATTTTCGCAAGTGCCTTTATTTCAACGCCACAAACCATTTTGATGTTCTTTACGAAGAACTATGGTGATGCTGGCTGGTTCCAATTCATGACCCAATTGTTTAACATGCAAACTCCAATGGGAGCAACCTTTTACACAATTTTGATTGTGGTCTTTACGTTTTTCTATGCTTTTGTTCAGGTTAATCCCCAGAAATTGGCTGAAAACTTGCAAAAGCAAGGTAGTTACATTCCTGGAGTTTGGCCCGGCAAGGGCACTCAGGACTATGTTTCTCGTTTATTGATGCGGTTAAGTACGATTGGAGCACTTTTCTTAGGAATCGTTTCCATTATTCCGTTAATCGCGCAAAACGTTTGGAATTTAAATAGTTCGATTGGATTAGGAGGAACCAACCTCCTGATTATCGTCGGAGTAACGATCGAATTCATGAACCAGATTAAAGGATTAACGATGCGGCAAGAATACACTGGATTTATTCAGAATGATTCAGACGCAAAGTAG
- a CDS encoding adenylate kinase produces the protein MNLLIMGLPGAGKGTQADFIVEKYGIPHISTGDIFRAAIKQQTPLGVKAQGYIDQGELVPDDVTCGIVKERLQQPDTKAGYLLDGFPRTIVQAEQLEKMTQKLNKPLDAVLNVDVDPETLVERLSGRFICKNCGATYHKLYKKPRVEGTCDVCGGHAFYQRSDDKPETVKNRLEVNLKMNTPLIDFYSQRNLLHTVNGNQPIADVTQEINQVLSDLH, from the coding sequence ATGAATTTGTTAATTATGGGACTTCCCGGTGCCGGGAAAGGAACCCAAGCAGATTTTATTGTTGAGAAATATGGGATTCCCCATATTTCCACCGGAGACATCTTCCGGGCGGCCATTAAGCAACAAACGCCGTTGGGGGTTAAAGCCCAAGGGTATATTGATCAAGGGGAATTAGTTCCTGATGATGTAACCTGTGGCATCGTGAAAGAACGGTTGCAACAACCGGATACGAAAGCCGGTTACCTGTTAGATGGATTTCCCCGTACGATTGTTCAGGCAGAACAATTAGAAAAGATGACGCAGAAGTTAAATAAACCACTGGATGCCGTGTTAAACGTTGACGTTGATCCGGAGACATTGGTCGAACGACTTTCTGGTCGGTTCATTTGTAAGAACTGTGGTGCTACTTATCATAAATTGTACAAAAAACCTCGAGTTGAAGGTACATGTGATGTTTGTGGTGGACATGCCTTTTATCAACGGAGCGATGATAAACCGGAAACCGTTAAGAATCGGTTAGAAGTTAATTTAAAGATGAATACCCCTTTAATTGACTTTTATTCACAACGCAACTTGTTGCACACGGTGAACGGAAATCAACCAATCGCAGATGTTACGCAGGAAATCAACCAAGTTCTGTCTGATCTTCATTAA
- the infA gene encoding translation initiation factor IF-1 — protein sequence MAKDNVIEIEGKITETLPNAMFRVELENGHEILAHVSGKIRMHYIKILPGDRVTVEMSPYDLTKGRITYRFK from the coding sequence GTGGCGAAAGACAACGTAATTGAAATTGAAGGAAAAATTACTGAAACACTACCCAATGCAATGTTTCGAGTAGAACTGGAAAATGGACACGAAATTTTAGCCCATGTTTCTGGGAAAATTAGAATGCATTACATTAAGATACTTCCAGGAGACCGTGTAACTGTTGAAATGTCACCATATGATTTAACTAAGGGTCGCATTACTTATCGATTTAAGTAA
- the rpmJ gene encoding 50S ribosomal protein L36, which translates to MKVRPSVKKMCENCKIIKRKGRVMVICSANAKHKQRQGK; encoded by the coding sequence ATGAAAGTAAGACCATCAGTCAAAAAGATGTGCGAAAATTGCAAAATCATTAAGCGGAAAGGCCGTGTAATGGTCATTTGCTCAGCTAATGCTAAGCACAAACAACGCCAAGGAAAATAA
- the rpsM gene encoding 30S ribosomal protein S13 gives MARIAGVDLPRNKRVVIALTYIYGIGNTTAQKVLKQAGVSEDVRTQDLTPEQEDKIRVVIDDYTIEGDLRREVSMNIKRLSEIGSYRGLRHRRGLPSRGQHTKNNARTRKGKRTKK, from the coding sequence ATGGCTCGTATTGCCGGAGTAGATTTACCACGTAACAAGCGTGTTGTAATTGCCCTTACTTACATTTACGGAATTGGAAACACAACTGCTCAAAAAGTATTGAAACAAGCTGGGGTTTCAGAAGACGTTCGGACACAAGATTTAACTCCTGAACAAGAAGATAAGATCCGGGTGGTTATCGACGACTACACCATCGAAGGTGACTTACGTCGTGAAGTTAGTATGAACATCAAACGGTTGTCAGAAATCGGTTCATACCGTGGATTACGTCACCGTCGTGGTTTGCCTTCTAGAGGTCAACACACTAAGAACAACGCTCGGACCAGAAAAGGTAAGAGAACGAAAAAATAA
- the rpsK gene encoding 30S ribosomal protein S11, whose protein sequence is MVKKNTRKRKARKHVESGVAHIHSTFNNTLVMITDVQGNAIAWSSAGALGFRGSRKSTPFAAQMAAEAAAKAAMEHGMKTVEVSVKGPGSGRESAIRALQTTGLEVAAIRDVTPVPHNGCRPPKRRRV, encoded by the coding sequence ATGGTTAAGAAGAATACTCGTAAGCGTAAAGCAAGAAAGCACGTTGAATCTGGTGTGGCTCACATTCACTCAACGTTCAACAACACCTTGGTTATGATTACTGACGTTCAAGGAAATGCGATTGCTTGGTCATCAGCTGGTGCATTAGGTTTCCGTGGTAGTCGTAAATCAACTCCATTTGCTGCTCAAATGGCTGCTGAAGCAGCTGCTAAGGCCGCAATGGAACATGGTATGAAGACTGTGGAAGTTTCAGTTAAGGGTCCTGGTTCAGGTCGTGAATCTGCAATCCGGGCTTTACAAACTACTGGTCTGGAAGTTGCCGCAATTCGTGACGTTACTCCAGTTCCTCATAACGGTTGCCGTCCTCCAAAACGTCGTCGAGTTTAG
- a CDS encoding DNA-directed RNA polymerase subunit alpha translates to MIEFEKPNIHKIEETNNYGEVVVEPLERGYGTTLGNSLRRVLLASLPGAAVTSVQIDGVLHEFSTVKGVTEDVTKIILNLKKLKLKIDGDDDQNETHTMSINVTGPADVTGADLVTDSDTTVLNPDLHIATVAEGATLHMTVTANKGRGYVSAEENKARNDDMPIGVLPVDSIYTPIERVNYQVEDTRVGQRDDFDKLTLDVWTNGSITPSEAISLAAKVLSQHLEMFVDLTDKAQQANVMVEKEESHKEKMLEMSIEELDLSVRSYNCLKRAGINTVQELTDKSMADMMKVRNLGRKSLEEIEQKLEALGLSFRKED, encoded by the coding sequence ATGATTGAGTTTGAAAAGCCAAACATTCATAAAATTGAAGAAACAAATAACTATGGTGAAGTAGTTGTAGAACCATTAGAACGTGGTTATGGAACAACCTTAGGGAACTCGTTACGGCGGGTTTTGCTAGCTTCTTTACCAGGCGCTGCAGTTACCAGTGTTCAAATTGATGGTGTTTTACACGAATTTTCAACTGTTAAAGGTGTCACAGAAGATGTGACCAAGATCATTTTGAACTTGAAAAAGTTGAAGTTGAAAATCGATGGTGACGACGATCAGAACGAAACTCACACGATGAGTATCAACGTAACTGGTCCGGCCGATGTAACCGGAGCTGATTTGGTAACTGATAGTGATACAACGGTTCTAAATCCTGATTTACACATCGCAACGGTTGCTGAAGGTGCCACCTTACACATGACGGTCACGGCCAACAAGGGTCGCGGTTATGTCTCAGCTGAAGAAAACAAGGCTAGAAATGACGATATGCCCATTGGTGTGCTACCAGTCGATTCTATCTATACCCCAATCGAACGTGTTAACTATCAAGTTGAAGACACGCGTGTTGGACAGCGTGATGACTTCGATAAATTGACTCTCGATGTTTGGACTAATGGTTCAATTACTCCTTCTGAAGCGATTAGTTTAGCTGCCAAGGTGTTATCACAACACTTGGAAATGTTTGTGGACTTGACCGACAAGGCCCAACAAGCTAACGTCATGGTGGAAAAAGAAGAAAGCCATAAAGAAAAAATGCTCGAAATGTCAATTGAAGAACTGGATCTTTCCGTTCGTTCTTACAATTGTTTGAAACGGGCTGGAATTAATACCGTCCAAGAATTAACTGATAAATCTATGGCTGATATGATGAAAGTTCGTAACTTGGGACGTAAGTCACTCGAAGAAATCGAACAGAAATTAGAAGCACTTGGATTATCATTTCGGAAAGAAGACTAA
- the rplQ gene encoding 50S ribosomal protein L17, whose amino-acid sequence MSYRKFGRESGPRRAMLRNLTTDLIVNDRIETTEAKAKTVRSLAEQMVTLGKKGDLAARRRAAAYLQNQIADVQEDGDDIKVTTALQKLFDEIAPKYQDRQGGYTRILKTMPRRGDGAQMVILEFV is encoded by the coding sequence ATGAGTTATCGTAAATTTGGTCGCGAATCAGGCCCTCGTCGTGCTATGCTTCGTAACTTAACTACTGACTTAATTGTTAACGATCGGATTGAAACCACGGAAGCAAAAGCTAAGACGGTTCGCTCTTTAGCTGAACAAATGGTGACATTAGGTAAGAAGGGTGATTTAGCTGCTCGTCGGCGTGCTGCTGCTTACTTACAAAACCAAATTGCTGACGTTCAAGAAGACGGAGATGACATCAAAGTTACGACGGCATTGCAAAAATTATTTGACGAAATTGCACCTAAGTACCAAGATCGTCAAGGTGGCTACACGCGGATTTTGAAGACCATGCCCCGTCGCGGTGATGGTGCCCAAATGGTTATCTTAGAATTCGTTTAA
- a CDS encoding energy-coupling factor transporter ATPase, protein MQPKIEFRKVDFAYQTEVSVLKHVSFQVQPGQTVALVGANGSGKSTIAKLLTGLLTPNQGSILVDQTTLTPQNMAELRQRIGLVFQNPDDQIVGATVAENTAFGLENRNVSRPEMQRRVQMALEQVEMWEYRDREPGLLSGGQKQRVALASALAITPEILILDEATSMLDPQAKQELNQIIQRLQQQVGLTIILITHDLEMLALAERVIALDRQQVAFTGTAAELFHQEDLLMRMQLELPFSLQVQRDLAAQQVPLPANDLNEKELIAWLTKLL, encoded by the coding sequence ATGCAACCAAAAATTGAATTTCGAAAAGTGGATTTTGCCTACCAGACGGAGGTCTCGGTGCTAAAGCACGTTTCGTTTCAAGTGCAGCCGGGCCAAACCGTGGCCTTGGTCGGCGCTAACGGAAGCGGGAAAAGCACGATTGCTAAGTTATTGACCGGCTTATTAACGCCCAACCAGGGTTCGATTTTGGTTGATCAAACCACCCTCACACCGCAAAACATGGCGGAACTGCGCCAACGCATCGGACTGGTCTTTCAGAATCCCGATGATCAAATTGTCGGAGCAACTGTTGCCGAAAACACGGCCTTTGGACTGGAGAACCGGAACGTTTCCCGTCCGGAGATGCAACGGCGGGTCCAGATGGCGTTGGAGCAGGTCGAAATGTGGGAGTACCGGGATCGTGAACCAGGACTTCTATCGGGCGGGCAAAAGCAACGGGTCGCGCTAGCTAGTGCCCTGGCCATTACGCCCGAAATTTTGATTTTAGACGAAGCGACGAGCATGTTGGATCCGCAGGCCAAGCAGGAGTTGAACCAGATCATTCAACGCCTCCAACAACAGGTTGGCTTAACCATCATCCTAATTACGCACGATTTAGAGATGCTAGCGTTGGCAGAACGAGTGATTGCGCTTGATCGGCAACAGGTGGCGTTCACGGGCACGGCCGCCGAGTTGTTTCATCAGGAAGATTTGCTAATGCGCATGCAACTGGAACTTCCCTTTAGTTTGCAGGTGCAACGCGACTTAGCTGCCCAGCAGGTGCCACTCCCTGCTAATGATTTAAACGAAAAGGAATTGATTGCATGGCTCACCAAGTTACTTTAA
- a CDS encoding energy-coupling factor transporter ATPase, with the protein MAHQVTLKHVNYTYGEKTTVAHQALRDVSLTVEQGDFVTIIGTTGSGKSTLIKLLNGLQFAQSGTVEVLGVTLRPKVKAAALKQLRSQVGLVFQSPEQQLFADNVLQDVQFGPLNFGASSTEAEQQARASLDQVGIPVELLDRSPFELSGGQMRRVAIAGVLASQPRVLVLDEPTVGLDGRGRRSILEMLRRLNQEQHITIIMITHEMDIVARYAQRVVVMKHGRIEQDTTPRQFFQTTQNQFVLPGAVRVGRALQANGVDLDQLPLTRRELVESIVHRLAKGGTA; encoded by the coding sequence ATGGCTCACCAAGTTACTTTAAAACACGTTAACTATACCTATGGCGAAAAGACGACCGTAGCGCACCAAGCCTTACGCGACGTTAGTTTAACTGTGGAGCAAGGTGACTTTGTGACTATTATTGGGACAACCGGGAGTGGAAAGTCAACGTTAATTAAGCTCCTAAATGGTCTCCAGTTTGCCCAATCCGGTACGGTGGAGGTGCTAGGGGTAACTCTACGTCCCAAGGTGAAAGCAGCTGCTTTAAAGCAGCTGCGTTCCCAGGTGGGGCTGGTATTTCAATCCCCTGAGCAGCAACTTTTCGCTGACAACGTCTTGCAGGACGTCCAATTTGGCCCGCTGAACTTTGGCGCCAGTTCTACGGAAGCCGAGCAGCAAGCCCGGGCAAGTTTAGATCAAGTTGGGATTCCGGTTGAATTGTTGGATCGTTCGCCCTTTGAACTTTCCGGCGGTCAGATGCGGCGGGTCGCGATTGCCGGCGTTTTAGCTAGTCAACCACGGGTATTAGTCTTAGACGAGCCTACGGTTGGTTTGGATGGCCGGGGACGCCGTTCCATTCTGGAAATGTTGCGGCGCTTAAATCAGGAACAGCACATCACGATTATCATGATTACCCACGAGATGGACATTGTGGCGCGGTACGCACAACGGGTGGTCGTGATGAAGCATGGTCGGATTGAACAAGATACGACACCCCGTCAGTTCTTTCAAACCACCCAGAACCAGTTTGTGTTACCCGGCGCCGTTCGAGTGGGACGGGCGCTACAAGCCAATGGGGTTGATCTCGACCAACTTCCGTTAACGCGTCGCGAGCTGGTGGAAAGCATTGTGCACCGGTTAGCAAAGGGGGGAACGGCATGA